One Salmo trutta chromosome 24, fSalTru1.1, whole genome shotgun sequence genomic region harbors:
- the LOC115161056 gene encoding stress-associated endoplasmic reticulum protein 2 — protein MVAKQRIRMANEKHSKNITQRGNVAKTLRPQEEKYPVGPWLLALFVFVVCGSAIFQIIQSIRMGM, from the exons ATGGTAGCAAAACAAAGGATCCGTATGGCAAACGAAAAGCACAGCAAAAACATCACGCAGAGAGGCAACGTTGCAAAGACCCTG CGACCTCAGGAGGAGAAGTACCCCGTGGGGCCCTGGCTCCTGGCTCTGTTCGTCTTCGTCGTCTGTGGATCAG CCATCTTTCAGATCATCCAGAGCATCAGGATGGGAATGTGA